The genomic DNA GAAGTTCGTAAACTATTGGTTTTACATTTCCATTATATATTACTAAAATATCCTTCCAACTATCATTTCTGGCATTTCCAGTAATCATAAATGATACTACACGCCTAGTTTTACTTTTTAGGAATTTCAAGTGGTTTCTAATTTCTTCAGCAGAAGTTAATCTAAAAGCTGGATGTTCTTTTCTTAGCTTTATAAGCCCTTTATAATACTCGAATACATCAATGTATTCTAATTTTCTCTGATAATCAAGACCGTTTATGGAAATTGGGGCGTTATAAGAATTATCATTGAATTTTTTTGTTCTTGCAAAATCTTGACCAGCATGAATAAATGGAATACCTTGAGAAGTGAGAATAATGGCTCCAGCTAACTTTTGAGCGTTTCTTAACATTTCATCTGTCCAGTTATATTTTTTGTCTTGTTGAGCAGCAAGATAATTTTTATCCCAGAGAGTATGATTGTCATGAGCTGCAACGTAGTTTATTGTTTCTTCAGGATCTGATGCAAAACTTTTTATTCTGTTATCGTAGTGTATACTTCCTACTACTCCTCTTTTAATTCTTGTTTCCTTACCTATAGCACCAAGTAGGAATCCTTTAACTTTTGCGTTAAATACAGAACCTCTTAAGGCATCTCTAAATTCATCATTAAATACAGCAATATGTGTACCTGCAACATCATTTTTACCAAATCTAATTGGGGCACCCCAACCTCCCCAAGGTTCACCGTACAGAATAATTGTTGGATCAATTGCATGTACGGCTTTTTCTAGTTCTGTCATTGTCTTTTTATCAATTAATCCCATTTGGTCAAATCTATAGCCGTCAATATGGTATTCATTTATCCAGTATAATACGGTATCAATTATATATTTCCTCATCATAGGTCTTTCAGAGGCTATAACGTTTCCCACACCTGTTTCATTCAAGTACGCACCAGTTTTATCTGATCTATAGAAGTAGTATGGGACTGTTTGATCAAATGGAGAAAGTTCTCCTATGCCAAATGTATGTGGAAATACCATATCAAGTATGACACGCAACCCTTTTTCATGAAATTTTTGGACCATTTGTTTTACCTCTTTTATTCTTACATAAGGATCGTAAGGATTTGTTGAGTATCTTCCTTCTGGTACTGTAAAGAGTACGGGATCATAACCCCAATTGTAGCTTTTTTCAAAATCTCTTTCTGCTTCATCACCAGTATAAAAATCAAACACTGGAAGTATGTGCACATGTGTTACTCCCAGTTCAACTAGATGTGATAGACCAGTTGATACTCCACCAGGTCCTTTAGTGTTTTCTTCTGTTAAACCAATGTAAGTAGCTTTGTTTTTAACACCAGAATTATCAAGGCCAGTCATATCAGCAATGTGAATTTCATAGATAATTGCATCTTCTAGCTTTTCCATATAAGGTCTTACATCTTTTTCCCAGTTTGGAGGAT from Thermosipho atlanticus DSM 15807 includes the following:
- the pulA gene encoding type I pullulanase, with the protein product MKKFVFFLFILLSLTLFAETTIIVHYHRFDNNYDGWNLWIWPMKPVAMEGKAYQFTEKDDFGVVAKIVLDMDLEQVGIIVRLNEWQMKDVAKDRFIDIKNGKAEVWILQGVEEIYTTKPDTSPRVFFAAAKSKNTIEAYLTNPIDTKTFKDIKVTVDGVERKVLSIEKADPTDISKTNYIRITLKDQLTEDDLRKNVQLHIKGFKPATVYMLDILDDYYYDGELGYIYTPDYTIFRTWSPVSKKASVLLYKTGEDETPYQIIDMKYIGNGVWEAKVNGNLDGVFYKYRFESYGKIRETIDYYSKAVYKNSAKSAVIDLSKTNPPNWEKDVRPYMEKLEDAIIYEIHIADMTGLDNSGVKNKATYIGLTEENTKGPGGVSTGLSHLVELGVTHVHILPVFDFYTGDEAERDFEKSYNWGYDPVLFTVPEGRYSTNPYDPYVRIKEVKQMVQKFHEKGLRVILDMVFPHTFGIGELSPFDQTVPYYFYRSDKTGAYLNETGVGNVIASERPMMRKYIIDTVLYWINEYHIDGYRFDQMGLIDKKTMTELEKAVHAIDPTIILYGEPWGGWGAPIRFGKNDVAGTHIAVFNDEFRDALRGSVFNAKVKGFLLGAIGKETRIKRGVVGSIHYDNRIKSFASDPEETINYVAAHDNHTLWDKNYLAAQQDKKYNWTDEMLRNAQKLAGAIILTSQGIPFIHAGQDFARTKKFNDNSYNAPISINGLDYQRKLEYIDVFEYYKGLIKLRKEHPAFRLTSAEEIRNHLKFLKSKTRRVVSFMITGNARNDSWKDILVIYNGNVKPIVYELPSGEWNVVVNGKKAGTDVIEKVSGTITLEGISAYVLYKNQ